The following DNA comes from Cheilinus undulatus linkage group 4, ASM1832078v1, whole genome shotgun sequence.
CTAAATTGAGACCTGCTTATATGTCTAAGAATGTGGCAACACCAGGCCGGTTAAAGGGACAGCCTTAAGTTTGAATGGGCTTTTATTTAAAATCGACTCTATCTGTctcatgttttaaaacaaatctcAGAAAGTCATTTGCACACAAGTGCAAAAACACCGAATACCATTCATACTATTCATAAAGAAATAGTGATTAGTAGGATTAGATTCACCTGAGTAAAGTCCTTAAAATTGCGTTAAAAAAGAAGGTAATTTGATACGTATATAAATATTGAATTACTTAGTCAGTTCCTCCAGAATTCGATAGTCTGTTATGAAAGAAGTaataggatttttttcccccgtAAACCTTGCATTACCCTTTAAACCAATGGCTACCCTTTCTATTTACATTAAATGACTCTAAAGACATTCAATTTTAGAACCACTGATAATGAGCCAAAACAAAACCAACCCTGAGCCCAAAAAGCATTTCAGTGAAACATATTTCAACCCAAAAATTAAGGGAATTATGAGCTCTTGGATTGTCCAAACCATAGGCAGCACCATCGGTCTAAAAATACAACATCTCTAACCCTAGGGACCAAGTGTTAGCTGTGTTTTTGACCCTTGTGTTGAAGATTGCTCACAACATTGTAAATCCAGCTTTTATGAATCTGAAGATGGCTtggaaatcattttaaaacttgttACGTCTAATGATGAAACTAATGATTGTCACTGAGtccttaaaacatttttattcctgCTGACGTACAAGTTGTAAACATTATCTTAATTTAACTCAGAATAACACAAAAGAAATGATGCATTGTTCAGAAAAGCTCCTGCAAATTCAGAATATGAATAATTCCCCTGCTGTGGAAGTTTGCAGATAACGGTGCACAATAGGTAAAATGCAGCCACAGTATGAGAATATGCACACTAGAGAGCAGTCTGTTCCCTCTTTCTGCAGTCGTTTTGATGCTTCATCTCTCTCTTACAGCTCCCCCCtcaacacacacatacagtcatTCACGTACACACTCAACATACTGTTCATGTCAGAAGACCCATGAAACACAACATCTGTCAGTGCACTAATTCACACAATGAACACCAGAGGAAGAAGGATATATATACACCTCAGAATGGCCTTGTATTCAACAAACATAGTACATCACATGAAAACACAGTGAAGGATATGTGCAAATTTATCTTTAAGCTGCTTGATAATTTCTTCAATGATTCTGATACAAATTGTATTTTTGTCAAAGTATGCATTACTTCAAATGTTTGTCTTTAGTGTGCTTGGTTCAGTGAAAGGAGGTGTCTAGCTCCTCTGTGAAAGCCAAAGattaagaggcaaaaagaggcatAGCTTTAGACCTTGAACACTCTGCTTTCTTTACTTGGATGGTACACAAATACTGATAGAATAGTATGAAAATATGCTAACCAATAAAAAAGTAATAGATCATTTAAATCTATTCTCAGATAAGCAATGGAAAGGGGGAAAGAAACTACACTGATAATAGCCAACACAGAGAatgataaaacaacaaatatgaaagtttaaacAGAGAACAGATCTAAAATCCAGACTATGAGTTTTACACTGAAGATGAGATGCAGATATCCCTCTGCCCcttcaaatttttttgtttttcctttttttttttttttggttcgaTACACTGCAGAGACATGGCTCTCCAGTCCACAGATAGACTGAGTCTATTGTCATTCACCCTTTCTGACAGCTTCTCACATAGAAATGCGTTTACTGTGAATAgcaattcatttatttaaacattttttttttttgtagtttacaAAAGAAATAGATTATcttgtatcattttttttctccacacttgCACTTCTTCTTGAACATATTTtacacagacttttatttttacattggAATCCaacttaaacatgtttttttaatattttaaatgcttgtCAAATATTGTGTGTACCATgatacaaatgtgttttttttcttcttttttcttcttttgtgtgTCCCCAGTTTGTTTTAAACAATAATTAAATGTCCTGAAGTAGAAAGACACATTAAAGCTCGAATATCCACCCATGAGAGAAAAGCCTCAGTGCCCACAATGTATTcctttctgggtttttttgtagAACATCAACAGGTCCAAGAGTCAGGTGCCCATTATGCCCCATGGCCTCAAATCAGCAGTAGATAGCAGTAAATCCACCGCAAAACAGTCTGCTGCATAAAGCACACTCCTTCCACGTCACAGTGAGATGCAGTGTACAAAGAGTCCAAAAGATCCCTTTATTCCTTCTGTTCAATCCCTGGTGTATCCAAAAAGGGATTTCCTGTATATCCAGTTAATCACAGGTAGAGACTCACAAAGCAGGGTCACACCTCACACTCCCGAGAAGGTTGTTGTTGGCAAGTGCAAGAGCCATACTCATTGATGATTACCAGTGCTCCCTCAATGTGGTTAGGCTTATAGTCAACATAGTACTCCGGCGTGGAAATTGTAGCCATCTGCTGCATGCTTTGCTTTTGCTTCTGCTTGCGGCGCTGACTGCTGAAGCACTGCCTCAGTTGTCTTATTCCGGCTGGGAAGCACTTCCAAGCCACGTACAGCATGAGGACTATGATGAGAAAGGAAAAGATGAGTGCCATGGTGCCAGTCACCACCTTGTGGATCTGCATGGTGCTCTCCAGGTCTTCATGGCCAACTGTGACAGTGAACGAACTGGTGACCACCTCACTGCCCTCACCCTCGTAAGGGTTGGGGGTGAAAGGGCCCAGGAAAACAGATCCACCCTGGGCCAGATCCCTTGTCGAGGCGTACAGGCCTGCTGTTGTTACCTCCATTGGGGGATCCTCACATAGCTGAAAAGCATAGACAGCATCCAGCACATCCTCGCCCTGTGCGGTGTCGGGGCTTGAACACAGCAGGGAATTATCACGCTGGCCTCTGAAGGCACTCAGCCAAGAGGCCAAGGCACACACGTTGCGACTGCACTCCCAGTCATTCCCTGCCAGGGTGATGCTGTCCAAAGATGACCACGAATCCAGGATGCGCTGGTCCAGAGAGGCTAATCGATTGGAGTCCAGCATCAGCACCTTCAGGTTGGGTGAACTCTCAAAAACATGTGGCTCAATGTACTCAATTTCATTGGCTGACAGGTCAATCTTCTCTAAAAAATGCCATGTCCAGTCCAGGGTATTGACAACAATAGTGGCTCGATTGTTGTGCATGTACAGAGTACGTAAAGAGATTAGGCGAGGGAAGTGGGCTAGGTTGACTTTGACTAGCTCATTGTGCTCAAGATGCAGCTCAGTCAACTTGAAGAGGCCAGCGAAGGAGTTTCTTGCCAGGCTCTGCAGTTGGTTGTATCCCAAGTCTAGAAACTGCATGCTCCGACAGTCTTGAAAAATCCGCACTGGCACAAATTTGAGAGCATTGTAGCGCAAATGCAAATTGGTGAGCTTTCTAAGGCCGTGGAACAGGTCAGGCTCGAGCGCCTGCAGCCTGTTGTATGAGAGGTCCAGGATGCGCAGGTTTGGGAGGGGCCTAAAGGTACCATTTGGCAGACTCTCAATCCTGTTGCTGCTGAGGTCCAACTCCTTGACCCGTCTTAGCCTGTCGAATGCACCCTCCTCTACAATGTCAATGTTGTTGTGATCTAGGTAGAGCCAGGTGAGCTGTGACAGACCAGCCAGTTGGCCTTCACGCAGCTCGGTCAAGTTGTTCTCTCTCATGGACAGGCCCATGGCGCTGCTCAGATTACGGGGAATGTCTGTGAGGTTGAGCCCCTCGCAGTACAGCAGCTTGCTGTCGCAGCGGCACAGCCGTGGACAAACCCCCTCCACCAAGGGAACCGTTCTCAAAAAAATGCCCAATAAACACAGTATCAACCCAGGGGGCTTCTTCAGTGGCCACTTTAAGTACAGTCCAATTAGAAGGAAATCCATTAGCATAAATATCCAGGGATGCCACTGAGAAAATGTCCATTGAACCACTCTGGATATTATTTTTTCACCGATCACACCATATTTATCACATCATAAttaaataattgatttataCGCCTTGTTTTTGGATTAAGCAGTAAttatatctatatatattttttgtaacaCCTTCTCGGAAAAAACGAAAGGAAAAAGAGGCTCTCTTCTGTGTTAGATATGAAGCACTGGGTGGAGAGCAGAGAGGCTTGAGAAAAATTGTCCTCATTGATCGATCTTATTTGAAAAGGTTCCTACTCACCCCTATCCAAAAGCTGACAATCTCCATTCAGCGTCTCGCTTTGTGCCCCAACACTAATTATGTGCGAATCTAAAAAAGACCCCACTGTGGTACAAATTCTCCCCCCCTCCCTTCTCCCTTTTCAGTGGACACCAGATCCTTGGCAGGCTTACAATGTCTTAGTTCTCCTCAAGTGAAAGAGCCAGAAAGAGAAGGAATCCAAGTAGCTTTCAGCGAGATGGTAGGAAGTGCAAGTTCCCCTGTCTGCATGCATGAGCTCTGTCTCTTTTGCTCCTCCGCAGTCCTCTGCTGCAATGATCAGAGGGGAGAGGAGACaaccagagaaagaaaaaaaagaccaaggcaaaatcttttaaatatctggcttgctcttctctcctCCCCTTCCTTCGTAAGTTTCAGCAGATCCGTCAACGCATATTATCGTCCATCTCTGGAAGCAATCACTGACTTGTAGGGTTTAAATCCATTCAAGCGGGTAATCATAATTTCAGTGACGGAggcacagaggaaaaaaaaggatttaagaGGTGAACCCTGTTCACTGTTTTCTTGTGTAACAGTATTCCTTGTCATCTGA
Coding sequences within:
- the lrrtm1 gene encoding leucine-rich repeat transmembrane neuronal protein 1, translating into MLMDFLLIGLYLKWPLKKPPGLILCLLGIFLRTVPLVEGVCPRLCRCDSKLLYCEGLNLTDIPRNLSSAMGLSMRENNLTELREGQLAGLSQLTWLYLDHNNIDIVEEGAFDRLRRVKELDLSSNRIESLPNGTFRPLPNLRILDLSYNRLQALEPDLFHGLRKLTNLHLRYNALKFVPVRIFQDCRSMQFLDLGYNQLQSLARNSFAGLFKLTELHLEHNELVKVNLAHFPRLISLRTLYMHNNRATIVVNTLDWTWHFLEKIDLSANEIEYIEPHVFESSPNLKVLMLDSNRLASLDQRILDSWSSLDSITLAGNDWECSRNVCALASWLSAFRGQRDNSLLCSSPDTAQGEDVLDAVYAFQLCEDPPMEVTTAGLYASTRDLAQGGSVFLGPFTPNPYEGEGSEVVTSSFTVTVGHEDLESTMQIHKVVTGTMALIFSFLIIVLMLYVAWKCFPAGIRQLRQCFSSQRRKQKQKQSMQQMATISTPEYYVDYKPNHIEGALVIINEYGSCTCQQQPSRECEV